TCTGACGTCTTTTTGAAATGTGAAAACCTGCAACGCGCAGGTTCGTTCAAGCTTCGCGGTGCGTACAACCGGATGTCCCAGCTCTCCGAGGACGAAAAGTCCCGCGGCGTTGTTGCCGCCTCGGCAGGGAATCATGCTCAGGGTGTGGCAGTTGCCGCCAGCCGCCTCGGCATACGTGCACGCATCTACATGCCGCTGGGTGTCGCACTGCCCAAGCTGGCCGCAACCCGGAGCCACGGAGCGGAAGTTCTGTTGCACGGACACACCGTTGATGAAGCACTGGCGGAAGCGCACCGCTACGCCGAAGAATCCGGAGCCGTCGTGGTACACCCCTTTGATCACGCCGATGTCGTGGCAGGGCAGGGAACAATCGGTCTGGAGATTCTTGAACAGGTACCCAATGTTGACACCATCCTCACCGGCGTGGGCGGCGGAGGATTACTGGCTGGAGTTGCCGTTGCTGTCAAAGAACGCGCTCGCCAACTCGGCCGCGAGATCAAAATCATTGGAGTTCAGGCTGAGAACGCTGCGGCTTACCCACCGTCGCTCGCTGCCGACGCCCTGGTCCCGCTGAATCGGGTATCAACCATTGCGGACGGTATCGCCGTTGGCCGGCCAGGACAGATTCCCTTCTCGATCATCAAGGAACTGGTCGACGACGTCGTCACGGTCAGTGAGGACGCGCTTGCCCGAGCCCTTGTCTTCCTACTCGAACGGACCAAGCTCGTCGTAGAACCTGCCGGTGCCGTTGGAGTCGCGGCCATTATGGAAGGCAAGATCAAGAACACCGGCAATACGGCAGTCATCCTCACCGGTGGCAATATAGACCCCATGCTGATGCTCAAAGTCATCCAGCGCGGTCTGGCAGCAGCTGGCCGGTACTTGGTCGTACGCATCCTCCTGGATGATAGACCGGGATCACTGGCAACCATCTCGCAGATCATCGCCGAATCGGACGCCAACGTCACCGGGGTGGATCACAACCGAGTGGGAGGCTCCATCAGCATGGGCGACGTCGCCATCACCATCAACATGGAGACTAAAGGCGACGAACACTGCGAGCTGGTGCTGGGGAACCTGCGCGCAGCGGGGTTCCGCCCTGTCGTGGTTCACGGTTAGCCGATGCTCGCAACACGTGCTCGGAAGGGGCTGGTGACCGTTGCGCTTTTCGCGGCGGTTCTGGTGGCCTGTTTCATCCTCGATCAGCTCAGCAACAGGTACTTTACGCGTCTGCTGTCCGTGGACCCACGTGACATCGATGGGCTGGACGGAATTGTGTTTGCGCCGCTTCTACACGCCGATGCAGCCCATTTGACCAGCAACATCTTCCCCCTGGTGATCTTCGGATTTCTGGCGTTCCTCGACGGTGCCCGGCGGTTTACTCTCGCGGTCGCTATGAGCTGGGGCGCCTCAGGGCTGGGTGCATGGCTGTTCGGATTCGGTCCCACGATCGGGGCTTCCGGCGTCATCTTTGGCCTGTTTACCTACCTGTTGGCCCGCGGCTTCTACAACCGAAACTGGAAGCAGATAGCCCTCGCCGCAGTTCTATTCCTCGTCTATGGGTCAATCCTCTGGGGCGTCCTCCCACTGGGAAACAGCGGAATTTCGTGGCAGGCGCATCTTTTCGGTGCCATGGGAGGGCTCGGCGCCGCCGTCGTACTACGGCAACAGCGCCGCCACACGCAACGAGCAGGTACGACAAAGGGCGAGCCAACCGGCTCGCCCTTTACCTGAGAATAGGTTAGCTCGAGTAGGGCGTGGCGGAAATGATTTCCACCGCGATCTCATGTCCGTTCGGGGCCGTGTACATGCGCTTGTCCCCAGCCTTGGCGCCATGAATGGCTGCTCCGAGAGGGGATTTCTCGCTGTAAACGTCCATGTCTGTGTCCCCGGCTACTTCACGGCTGCCCAACAGGAACGTTTCTTTGTCTCCTGCAATGAGTGCCACTACCTGCATGCCGGGCTCAACGATGCCATCGTCCGCGGGTGCTTCGCCGACGTGAGCGTCCCGTAGGAGCTGTGTGAGCTGCCGGATGCGGGCCTCTGATTTGCCCTGCTCTTCCTTGGCTGCGTGGTAGCCACCGTTTTCTTTGAGGTCTCCCTCGGAGCGGGCCTGCTCAATGCGGGCAACGATCTCAGTACGACCCGGGCCGGACAGTTCATCCAGCTCAGCGTTGAGACGGTTGTAGGACTCCTGAGTGAGCCACGCGGCTGGTGCGCTGTTGGTGGACACGGCATCTCCTTAGATACTTCCGGGCCACAGGGCGTGGCTCAGCAATGACAGTATTCATTTGTTGGATTTCATGTGAATGGTCCAACAAACAAGAACCCCGCCAGCGGGGACCAATTATTTCCTTGATCACCAGAAGGGCGGGGTACAACGTATTTGATTCATTGTAGTCATCATCGCGATATAACCCAATATGGGAATAGTGCTGCGCGTTGAGTGAAGAACGCGCTCAGGTCGGTGTGTCGAGTATCCAGCACGAGTCGATTCCGCCGCTTACGCCGGGCGATTCCAGGCGTAACTGCGTACGGTGCGCCGTCGTCTGTTCATCGGAGGGACCGATGGTGACGGTCTTCCAGCCGACAATGGCATAATTTTCGCTCAGAACAGAGACAGCGCATTCAACCGTTGACTCCGGGGCCTTGGTGATCTGGTAATCCACAACGGCGTGCAGATCATCAGTGCCAATGGAAAAGCCGACATCCTGTGTGCTTACGGGTTTGAGCGCGAACATCGCGGTGAACACGCCCGTCAACACGATGGTGAGGCCAAGGGCTACGATGATGCTGATCTTTTTGGTACGCGAAGACACCCCCGGCTTGGGCGCGCCGTACCGATTCGCTAATCTGGAACTGGAAGTGTCAGCAGCGATTTCCTGCGGAGACGAATTGCCATCGATTGTGGAGGATTCGCCCGGCGTGGGGCTCTGCTCGGTACTCATACCGACATTTTATCGTCTTTGACTCGCATAGCCATTTCAGGAGCCACTCGTGAGCAGTCCGCAGAACCATCCCTTCCCCGCCGCAGGGTTGCGGCTGCTCGCCGTCCATGCGCACCCCGACGACGAGTCGAGTAAGGGAGCCGCGATGATGTCCAGCTATGTGGCGGCCGGCGCCGACGTCATGGTAGCCACCTGTACCGGAGGCGAGCGCGGCGACATCCTGAATTCAGCGATGCTTTCCGAACCGCACGCACACTGGGACCTGCCGGGACTGCGCAGAATCGAGATGGCCGACGCCGCCCGTGAACTAGGAGTGCAGCACCGGTGGCTGGGCTTTACTGATTCCGGCTTGCCGGAAGGGGACCCGCTGCCGGACCTGCCCTGGGGGTGCTTCGCTCTCCAGCCGCTCGAGCGGGCCACCGCACCGCTGGTCCGTCTCATTCGGGAGTTCCGGCCGCATGTGATCATCAGCTATGACGAGAACGGCGGCTACCCGCACCCGGACCACATTATGGCCCACAAGGTGACGGTAGAGGCTTATCATGCAGCAGGCGAGGCAGGGAAATACCCGGGCACTGGCGAGCCGTGGACTCCGTCCAAGCTCTACTACGACCGCGCATTCAACCCTGAGCGGTTCAAGGCGCTGCACTTGGCCCTGGAGGAATCTGGCATCAAATCGCCTTTCGCGGAGCGGATCGCGGCATGGTTGGAAGAAGACGCAGAGGGACACACGCCACCGGCATCGCTGCACCCGACGACAACGCAGATCGAGTGCGGGGACTTCTTTGAAAACCGTGAGCGTGCCCTGCTGGCACATCGCACGCAGATCGAGCCGGGGGGTTTCTTCTTCGCCGCCACGAACGATATGCAGCGCAAGGCATGGCCGTGGGAGG
This region of Arthrobacter roseus genomic DNA includes:
- the ilvA gene encoding threonine ammonia-lyase; the encoded protein is MTPSPQPQLPVTLKDIEAARTRLEGVIANTPIEISRALARQLGSDVFLKCENLQRAGSFKLRGAYNRMSQLSEDEKSRGVVAASAGNHAQGVAVAASRLGIRARIYMPLGVALPKLAATRSHGAEVLLHGHTVDEALAEAHRYAEESGAVVVHPFDHADVVAGQGTIGLEILEQVPNVDTILTGVGGGGLLAGVAVAVKERARQLGREIKIIGVQAENAAAYPPSLAADALVPLNRVSTIADGIAVGRPGQIPFSIIKELVDDVVTVSEDALARALVFLLERTKLVVEPAGAVGVAAIMEGKIKNTGNTAVILTGGNIDPMLMLKVIQRGLAAAGRYLVVRILLDDRPGSLATISQIIAESDANVTGVDHNRVGGSISMGDVAITINMETKGDEHCELVLGNLRAAGFRPVVVHG
- a CDS encoding rhomboid family intramembrane serine protease, whose amino-acid sequence is MLATRARKGLVTVALFAAVLVACFILDQLSNRYFTRLLSVDPRDIDGLDGIVFAPLLHADAAHLTSNIFPLVIFGFLAFLDGARRFTLAVAMSWGASGLGAWLFGFGPTIGASGVIFGLFTYLLARGFYNRNWKQIALAAVLFLVYGSILWGVLPLGNSGISWQAHLFGAMGGLGAAVVLRQQRRHTQRAGTTKGEPTGSPFT
- the greA gene encoding transcription elongation factor GreA, which produces MSTNSAPAAWLTQESYNRLNAELDELSGPGRTEIVARIEQARSEGDLKENGGYHAAKEEQGKSEARIRQLTQLLRDAHVGEAPADDGIVEPGMQVVALIAGDKETFLLGSREVAGDTDMDVYSEKSPLGAAIHGAKAGDKRMYTAPNGHEIAVEIISATPYSS
- a CDS encoding DUF4307 domain-containing protein, with protein sequence MSTEQSPTPGESSTIDGNSSPQEIAADTSSSRLANRYGAPKPGVSSRTKKISIIVALGLTIVLTGVFTAMFALKPVSTQDVGFSIGTDDLHAVVDYQITKAPESTVECAVSVLSENYAIVGWKTVTIGPSDEQTTAHRTQLRLESPGVSGGIDSCWILDTPT
- the mca gene encoding mycothiol conjugate amidase Mca, which translates into the protein MSSPQNHPFPAAGLRLLAVHAHPDDESSKGAAMMSSYVAAGADVMVATCTGGERGDILNSAMLSEPHAHWDLPGLRRIEMADAARELGVQHRWLGFTDSGLPEGDPLPDLPWGCFALQPLERATAPLVRLIREFRPHVIISYDENGGYPHPDHIMAHKVTVEAYHAAGEAGKYPGTGEPWTPSKLYYDRAFNPERFKALHLALEESGIKSPFAERIAAWLEEDAEGHTPPASLHPTTTQIECGDFFENRERALLAHRTQIEPGGFFFAATNDMQRKAWPWEDYSLIDSRVETTVPETDLFAGIR